From a single Georhizobium profundi genomic region:
- the typA gene encoding translational GTPase TypA has translation MTMRNIAIIAHVDHGKTTLVDELLKQSGSFRENQRTAERMMDSNDLEKERGITILAKATSIEWKGHRINIVDTPGHADFGGEVERILSMVDGAIVLVDAAEGPMPQTKFVVGKALKVGLRPIVAINKIDRPDGRAEEVVNEVFDLFAALDANDEQLDFPILYGSGRAGWMNTAPEGPSDQGLAPLLDLVMEHVPEPTVGEGPFRMIGTLLEANPFLGRIITGRIHSGSIKPNQAVKVLAADGKTVETGRISKILAFRGIERQPIEEAKAGDIVAIAGLSKGTVADTFCDPAVNEPLQAQPIDPPTVTMSFIVNDSPLAGTEGDKVTSRVIRDRLFKEAEGNVALKIEEAEGKDSFYVSGRGELQLAVLIETMRREGFELAVSRPRVVMQKGENGQMLEPVEEVVIDVDEEHSGVVVQKMSERKADMVELRPSGGNRVRLVFHAPTRGLIGYQSELLTDTRGTAIMNRLFHSYQPYKGEIAGRVQGVLLANEAGESVAYAMFNLEDRGPMIIDAGEKVYAGMIIGIHTRDNDLEVNVLKGKKLTNMRASGKDEAVKLTPPIKMTLDRALSWIQDDELVEVTPKSIRLRKMYLDSNERKRFEKSRSAAAGAA, from the coding sequence ATGACCATGCGCAATATCGCGATCATCGCACACGTCGACCATGGCAAGACCACGCTCGTCGACGAGCTCCTCAAGCAATCCGGCTCCTTCCGTGAGAACCAGCGCACAGCAGAGCGCATGATGGATTCCAACGACCTGGAAAAGGAACGCGGCATCACGATCCTTGCCAAGGCGACGTCGATCGAGTGGAAGGGCCACCGCATCAACATCGTCGACACGCCGGGTCACGCCGACTTCGGCGGTGAGGTCGAGCGCATTCTGTCCATGGTGGATGGCGCGATCGTTCTGGTCGATGCTGCCGAAGGCCCGATGCCGCAGACGAAATTCGTGGTCGGCAAGGCGCTGAAGGTCGGTCTCCGCCCGATCGTGGCGATCAACAAGATCGATCGTCCCGATGGTCGCGCAGAAGAAGTCGTCAACGAGGTGTTTGACCTCTTCGCCGCGCTCGACGCCAATGACGAGCAGCTGGACTTCCCCATTCTCTACGGCTCCGGCCGCGCCGGCTGGATGAACACCGCGCCGGAAGGTCCGTCTGACCAGGGTCTCGCACCGCTTCTCGACCTCGTCATGGAGCACGTGCCCGAACCGACCGTCGGCGAAGGTCCGTTCCGCATGATCGGCACGCTGCTCGAAGCCAACCCGTTCCTCGGCCGCATCATCACCGGCCGCATCCATTCCGGCTCCATCAAGCCGAACCAGGCCGTGAAGGTACTGGCTGCCGACGGCAAGACGGTCGAGACCGGCCGTATTTCCAAGATCCTCGCGTTCCGCGGCATTGAGCGCCAGCCAATCGAAGAAGCCAAGGCGGGCGACATCGTCGCCATCGCTGGCCTGTCGAAGGGCACGGTCGCCGATACGTTCTGCGACCCGGCCGTCAACGAGCCGCTGCAGGCGCAGCCGATCGATCCGCCGACCGTCACCATGTCCTTCATCGTCAATGACAGCCCGCTGGCCGGCACCGAAGGCGACAAGGTCACGAGCCGCGTCATCCGCGATCGCCTCTTCAAGGAAGCCGAAGGCAACGTCGCGCTGAAGATCGAGGAAGCCGAAGGCAAGGACTCGTTCTACGTCTCCGGCCGTGGCGAATTGCAGCTCGCCGTCCTCATCGAGACCATGCGCCGCGAAGGCTTCGAGCTTGCCGTATCCCGTCCGCGCGTCGTTATGCAGAAGGGCGAGAACGGCCAGATGCTCGAGCCGGTCGAAGAAGTCGTCATCGACGTCGATGAAGAACATTCGGGCGTCGTCGTGCAGAAGATGTCGGAGCGCAAGGCCGATATGGTCGAGCTGCGCCCGTCTGGCGGCAACCGTGTGCGTCTCGTGTTCCACGCACCGACGCGCGGCCTGATCGGCTACCAGTCGGAGCTTCTGACGGACACGCGGGGCACGGCCATCATGAACCGGCTGTTCCACTCCTACCAGCCTTACAAGGGCGAGATTGCCGGCCGCGTTCAGGGCGTGCTGCTCGCCAACGAAGCGGGCGAATCCGTCGCCTACGCCATGTTCAACCTGGAAGACCGCGGCCCGATGATCATCGATGCCGGCGAGAAGGTCTATGCCGGCATGATCATCGGCATTCACACCCGCGACAACGACCTCGAAGTGAACGTGCTGAAGGGCAAGAAGCTCACCAACATGCGCGCCTCGGGCAAGGACGAAGCCGTGAAGCTCACCCCGCCGATCAAGATGACGCTCGACCGTGCACTCTCCTGGATTCAGGACGACGAACTCGTCGAAGTCACGCCGAAGTCGATCCGCCTGCGCAAGATGTATCTCGATTCCAACGAGCGCAAGCGCTTCGAGAAGTCGCGTTCGGCCGCCGCTGGCGCCGCGTAA
- a CDS encoding M3 family metallopeptidase yields MTAASPIAFERISDWSGSYGLPNFAAVEDDDFRPAFDAALSAHDAEIQAIAQSEAAPTFKNTIEALELAGKGLSRVSALFFNRAGAHTNPAIQELEREIAPQLSRHYSRIAMNKPLFQRIDTLFRRASTLDLTTEQFRVLERSWKGFVRSGANLAEEDQTRLAAINERLATLGARFGQNVLADEQSWQLLLDETDLDGLPDFVRDAMASAASDRGADGRYAVTLSRSIIEPFLTFSERRDLRETAFKAWTARGENPGETDNRPLIAEILKLRAEKAKLLGYENFAAYKLEDTMAKNPDAVNALLQTVWEPAVRHAADEEAALADIAAAEGNNEPIAPWDWRHYAEKLRRQRFDFTEEELKPYFQLDRIAEAAFDVASRLFGLDFERLEGVKVYHPDVRTFAVKNRSGETIGIFLADYFARSSKRSGAWMSAFASQHRLEGGQLPLIYNVMNFAKPREGSPALLSLDDARTLFHEFGHALHGLLSDVTYPSVSGTSVSRDFVELPSQLYEHWLTVPEILRKHAVHYRTGEPIPQQLLDKVLAAARFNAGFATVEYTASALIDMAYHTAADVEDPAAFEAASLEAIGKPAAIEMRHRSPHFLHIFSGDGYSAGYYSYMWSEVLDADAFSAFEETGDAFDAAMAERLRTHVYSAGGAVDPEETYTAFRGRLPTPEALLRKRGLASDAA; encoded by the coding sequence ATGACCGCCGCTTCACCGATCGCCTTTGAACGCATTTCTGACTGGTCCGGATCCTACGGGCTCCCCAATTTTGCTGCGGTCGAGGACGACGACTTCCGCCCGGCCTTCGACGCGGCCCTTTCGGCGCATGACGCGGAAATCCAGGCGATTGCTCAGTCTGAGGCAGCGCCGACCTTCAAAAACACGATCGAAGCCTTGGAATTGGCCGGTAAAGGCCTGTCGCGGGTTTCGGCACTCTTCTTCAACCGCGCCGGCGCCCATACGAACCCGGCCATTCAGGAGCTCGAGCGCGAGATCGCGCCGCAACTGTCGCGGCATTATTCGCGCATCGCGATGAACAAGCCGCTGTTCCAGCGCATCGACACCCTTTTCCGGAGAGCATCGACGCTGGATCTCACCACCGAGCAGTTCCGCGTGCTGGAGCGAAGCTGGAAAGGCTTTGTGCGATCCGGCGCCAACCTTGCGGAAGAAGACCAGACCCGCCTCGCCGCGATCAATGAGCGCCTGGCGACCCTTGGTGCGCGTTTCGGGCAGAACGTGCTTGCCGACGAACAGTCCTGGCAGCTGCTTCTCGATGAAACCGATCTCGATGGCCTTCCGGATTTCGTGCGCGACGCCATGGCGTCGGCGGCAAGCGATCGTGGCGCCGATGGACGCTACGCCGTCACGCTGTCGCGCTCGATCATCGAACCGTTCCTGACCTTCTCGGAACGACGCGACCTTCGCGAAACGGCATTCAAGGCCTGGACGGCACGCGGTGAAAACCCGGGCGAAACCGACAACCGTCCGCTGATCGCCGAAATCCTCAAGCTGCGCGCTGAAAAGGCAAAGCTGCTCGGCTACGAGAATTTCGCCGCCTACAAGCTCGAAGACACGATGGCGAAGAACCCCGACGCGGTGAACGCGCTGTTGCAGACGGTTTGGGAACCGGCCGTTCGCCACGCGGCCGATGAGGAGGCGGCGCTTGCAGACATCGCCGCCGCCGAAGGCAACAACGAACCCATCGCGCCCTGGGACTGGCGCCACTATGCCGAAAAGCTGCGGCGTCAGCGCTTCGATTTCACCGAAGAGGAGCTGAAACCCTATTTCCAGCTCGATCGCATCGCCGAGGCCGCTTTCGATGTCGCCAGTCGACTTTTTGGCCTGGACTTCGAGCGTCTCGAGGGCGTGAAGGTCTACCACCCGGATGTCCGGACCTTTGCCGTCAAAAACCGCTCCGGCGAAACGATCGGCATCTTCCTGGCGGATTACTTCGCACGGTCCTCGAAGCGATCCGGCGCCTGGATGAGCGCCTTTGCCAGCCAGCACCGGCTGGAAGGCGGGCAGCTGCCGCTCATCTACAACGTCATGAATTTCGCCAAGCCGCGTGAAGGGTCTCCGGCCCTTCTGTCGCTGGACGACGCGCGCACGCTCTTCCACGAGTTCGGCCACGCGCTTCATGGGCTCTTGTCCGACGTGACCTACCCTTCCGTATCGGGAACGTCGGTCTCGCGCGATTTTGTGGAGCTGCCCTCGCAGCTTTACGAGCACTGGCTGACCGTGCCGGAGATCCTGCGCAAGCACGCCGTGCATTATCGAACGGGCGAGCCGATCCCGCAGCAGCTCCTGGACAAGGTCCTGGCGGCCGCCCGGTTCAATGCGGGCTTTGCGACGGTGGAATACACGGCCTCGGCGTTGATCGACATGGCCTACCACACGGCCGCGGACGTCGAAGACCCTGCTGCATTCGAAGCGGCAAGCCTTGAGGCCATCGGCAAGCCGGCAGCCATCGAGATGCGCCATCGCAGCCCGCATTTCCTGCACATCTTCTCGGGCGACGGCTATTCTGCCGGCTATTATTCCTACATGTGGTCGGAAGTGCTCGATGCCGACGCCTTCTCGGCCTTCGAGGAAACCGGCGACGCCTTCGATGCCGCGATGGCGGAGCGGTTGCGCACGCATGTCTATTCGGCCGGCGGCGCGGTGGATCCCGAAGAAACCTACACGGCCTTCCGCGGTCGTCTGCCGACGCCTGAGGCCCTGCTCAGGAAGCGCGGGCTGGCCTCCGACGCGGCCTGA
- a CDS encoding MarR family winged helix-turn-helix transcriptional regulator, which yields MSRTVDPDSLGFVITDVGRLLRAAVEKSIVLNGTDITPGEARALIHIAALNGGRQTVLAERLGVEPMTVSGYVDRLEQRGLVERRVDPSDRRARLVYATDAADQVIDEARAVAGSVLGAAMEGVAPADKAVFEAVLRSMRGSLQSMLGCDRSTSGQAA from the coding sequence ATGTCGCGCACAGTCGATCCGGATTCCCTTGGCTTCGTCATCACCGATGTCGGCCGTCTTCTCAGGGCGGCGGTCGAAAAAAGCATCGTTCTCAACGGCACGGACATCACGCCAGGAGAAGCCCGGGCTCTGATCCATATCGCTGCGCTCAACGGCGGCCGCCAGACTGTGCTGGCGGAACGCCTCGGGGTGGAGCCCATGACGGTCTCCGGCTATGTCGACAGGCTGGAGCAACGTGGCCTGGTGGAGCGTCGGGTGGACCCCAGCGATCGCCGCGCACGGCTCGTCTATGCGACGGATGCCGCCGACCAGGTGATCGATGAGGCGCGCGCTGTCGCCGGCTCGGTGCTGGGTGCGGCCATGGAAGGGGTGGCGCCTGCCGACAAGGCCGTCTTCGAAGCGGTTCTGCGCAGTATGAGAGGGTCGCTTCAGAGCATGCTCGGCTGTGATCGCTCAACCAGCGGACAAGCCGCATGA
- a CDS encoding multidrug effflux MFS transporter encodes MTDAVEPADRPLLQPGRMSERRTSLISALLVAIGPVSMALYTPAMPELVQAFDSSNAAIKTTLTVYFAGFAVAQLAAGPLADAFGRRKTTLGFLLVYLIGGVLAALSQSVEMLLVARLIQGIGAAVGVTVARAIVRDQFAGEQAARIMNMVGIILAIAPALSPAIGGVTLSIAGWHAIFVLMVGFGVVSGIIVWFAMRETVIPSTALARPGMVLRAYRTVLGSSEFLFASLTCGFAVGALYAQATILPFVLIDRVGLTPTQFGLSMLMQSGSFFLGSLTVRSLMRARKAEALVLPGLAFIGGGALLLIALLLMAGPSFYTVMVPVGLAAFGIAFVMPHMQVAGLVPFPQIAGSASAMMGFIQMGSGLLGGSVAALIGDPVVGIGVVVPAMAAVAVASYAAYRFTRRRHASLVAQPQALDQTAPAE; translated from the coding sequence ATGACCGACGCCGTCGAACCCGCGGACCGGCCGCTGCTTCAGCCGGGGCGCATGTCGGAGCGCCGCACGAGCCTGATTTCCGCGCTGCTCGTGGCGATCGGTCCCGTGTCGATGGCGCTCTACACCCCGGCGATGCCGGAACTGGTGCAGGCCTTCGACAGCTCGAATGCGGCCATCAAGACCACGCTGACGGTTTATTTTGCCGGCTTTGCGGTGGCGCAACTCGCCGCCGGGCCGCTTGCCGACGCCTTCGGGCGGCGCAAGACGACGCTCGGCTTCCTTCTCGTCTATCTGATAGGTGGCGTGCTCGCTGCCCTGTCGCAAAGCGTTGAAATGCTGCTCGTCGCCCGGCTGATCCAGGGGATCGGCGCTGCCGTCGGCGTCACTGTCGCGCGCGCCATTGTGCGTGATCAGTTTGCGGGCGAGCAGGCAGCGCGCATCATGAACATGGTCGGCATCATCCTCGCCATCGCGCCTGCGCTGTCACCGGCGATCGGTGGCGTGACGCTCAGCATTGCCGGGTGGCATGCGATCTTCGTGCTCATGGTTGGCTTCGGCGTGGTGTCGGGCATCATCGTCTGGTTCGCCATGCGCGAAACGGTCATTCCGAGCACGGCGCTGGCGCGGCCGGGCATGGTGCTGCGCGCCTATCGCACGGTGCTCGGCAGCTCCGAATTCCTGTTCGCGAGCTTGACCTGCGGCTTTGCCGTAGGCGCGCTCTATGCGCAGGCGACTATCCTGCCCTTCGTGCTGATCGACAGGGTGGGGCTGACGCCGACCCAGTTCGGCCTGTCCATGCTGATGCAGTCGGGCTCGTTCTTTCTGGGCTCGCTCACCGTGCGCTCCCTGATGCGGGCCCGAAAGGCTGAGGCACTAGTACTGCCCGGCCTCGCCTTCATCGGCGGCGGTGCGCTGCTCCTGATTGCCCTGCTGCTGATGGCGGGCCCGTCCTTCTACACGGTCATGGTGCCGGTTGGGCTCGCCGCATTCGGCATCGCCTTCGTCATGCCGCACATGCAGGTGGCAGGGCTCGTGCCGTTCCCGCAGATCGCGGGTTCCGCCTCTGCGATGATGGGGTTTATCCAGATGGGATCCGGCTTGCTCGGCGGCTCGGTCGCTGCGCTGATCGGCGATCCGGTGGTCGGCATCGGCGTCGTTGTTCCCGCCATGGCGGCCGTGGCGGTGGCGTCCTATGCAGCCTACCGGTTCACGCGGCGTCGCCACGCGAGCCTTGTCGCTCAGCCGCAGGCGCTCGATCAAACGGCGCCTGCGGAATAG
- a CDS encoding argininosuccinate synthase, translating to MSALKDVKKVVLAYSGGLDTSIILKWLQTELGAEVVTFTADLGQGEELEPARKKAEMLGIKEIFIEDVREEFVRDFVFPMFRANAVYEGVYLLGTSIARPLISKHLVEIAEKTGADAIAHGATGKGNDQVRFELSAYALNPDIKIIAPWRDWSFKSRTDLLNFAEQHQIPVAKDKKGEAPFSVDANLLHSSSEGKVLEDPSVEAPEYVHMRTISPEAAPDKATIITVGFERGDAVSINGERLSPATLLAKLNDYGRDNGIGRLDLVENRFVGMKSRGVYETPGGTILLAAHRAIESITLDRGAAHLKDELMPRYAELIYYGFWFSPEREMLQAAIDRSQEHVEGEVTLKLYKGNVMVTGRSSPKSLYSDALVTFEDDRGAYDQKDAAGFIRLNALRLRTLAARNRSSK from the coding sequence ATGAGCGCTCTGAAAGACGTCAAGAAAGTCGTTCTCGCCTATTCGGGCGGCCTCGACACATCGATCATTCTGAAATGGCTGCAGACCGAGCTTGGCGCCGAAGTGGTCACCTTCACGGCCGATCTCGGCCAGGGCGAAGAGCTGGAGCCAGCGCGCAAGAAGGCCGAGATGCTCGGCATCAAGGAGATCTTCATCGAGGATGTGCGCGAGGAATTCGTGCGCGACTTCGTCTTCCCGATGTTTCGCGCCAATGCCGTCTATGAAGGCGTTTACCTTCTCGGCACGTCGATCGCCCGTCCGCTGATCTCCAAGCACCTTGTCGAGATCGCCGAAAAGACCGGCGCCGACGCGATCGCCCATGGCGCGACCGGCAAGGGCAACGACCAGGTCCGCTTCGAGCTTTCCGCCTACGCGCTGAACCCCGACATCAAGATCATCGCGCCCTGGCGCGACTGGTCCTTCAAGAGCCGCACCGATCTTCTGAATTTCGCCGAGCAGCACCAGATCCCGGTCGCCAAGGACAAGAAGGGCGAAGCGCCCTTCTCGGTCGACGCGAACCTCCTGCACTCCTCGTCAGAGGGCAAGGTTCTGGAAGATCCGTCCGTCGAGGCTCCGGAATATGTGCATATGCGCACGATTTCGCCGGAGGCCGCGCCGGACAAGGCAACAATCATCACGGTGGGCTTCGAGCGCGGCGATGCCGTATCGATCAACGGCGAGCGTCTGTCGCCGGCGACGCTTCTGGCCAAGCTCAACGATTACGGCCGCGACAACGGCATCGGTCGCCTCGACCTCGTCGAAAACCGTTTCGTCGGCATGAAATCGCGTGGCGTCTACGAAACCCCGGGTGGCACGATCCTGCTTGCAGCGCACCGCGCAATCGAGTCGATCACGCTCGACCGTGGCGCGGCGCACCTCAAGGATGAGCTGATGCCGCGCTATGCCGAGCTCATCTATTACGGTTTCTGGTTCTCGCCCGAGCGCGAAATGCTGCAGGCGGCGATCGACCGGAGCCAGGAGCATGTGGAAGGCGAAGTGACGCTCAAGCTCTACAAGGGCAACGTCATGGTCACCGGCCGCTCGTCGCCGAAATCGCTTTACTCGGACGCGCTCGTCACCTTCGAGGACGACCGTGGCGCTTACGACCAGAAGGACGCCGCCGGCTTCATCCGCCTGAATGCGCTGCGCCTGCGCACGCTGGCCGCACGCAACCGCTCTTCGAAGTAA
- a CDS encoding LysE family translocator, translating into MSFIPDWPTLAAFSAASIFLAITPGPDMTLFISRALSDGRRAGIACIAGAMTGCLVHTTLVALGLSALIVASPTAFLVLKIVGAGYLLYLAVQAVRHGSTLTVETGPVRRRSFFSNWAVGLGVNLLNPKVALFFMTFLPQFVSVRDPNVASKLFFLGFLFVALSLPIVIAIVLGAERLADWLKRNTKAMRAVDYGFAGIFSAFAIKVLLTQGR; encoded by the coding sequence ATGTCCTTCATTCCCGACTGGCCGACGCTGGCAGCATTTTCCGCTGCTTCGATCTTTCTTGCGATCACGCCCGGGCCGGACATGACGCTCTTCATAAGCCGCGCGCTTTCCGATGGAAGGCGAGCCGGCATTGCCTGCATTGCGGGTGCAATGACCGGCTGCCTGGTCCACACGACGCTGGTGGCGCTTGGCCTGTCGGCGCTGATCGTGGCGTCGCCGACGGCATTCCTCGTGCTGAAGATCGTTGGCGCCGGCTATCTGTTGTATCTCGCAGTCCAAGCGGTGCGGCACGGGTCCACGCTGACGGTCGAGACCGGCCCCGTGCGCAGGCGGTCTTTCTTCAGCAACTGGGCGGTCGGGCTTGGGGTCAATCTGCTCAACCCGAAGGTCGCGCTGTTCTTCATGACCTTCCTGCCGCAATTCGTGTCGGTTCGGGATCCGAACGTCGCCAGCAAGCTGTTCTTCCTCGGCTTTCTGTTTGTGGCTCTGTCGCTGCCGATCGTGATTGCGATCGTGCTCGGCGCCGAGCGCCTGGCCGACTGGCTGAAGCGGAACACCAAGGCGATGCGCGCCGTCGATTACGGTTTTGCCGGGATCTTTTCGGCTTTCGCCATCAAGGTGCTGCTGACGCAGGGGCGCTAA
- the rlmN gene encoding 23S rRNA (adenine(2503)-C(2))-methyltransferase RlmN produces MALTLELSDPAQREQLAQRAPVRAEPLDLVGLSREDLGTALANVGVPQKQVRMRVSQLWHWLYMRGVNDFDRMSNISKEMRALLKANFTIGWPEIADEQISNDGTRKWLLRFPSRGAGRPVEVETVYIPEEGRGTLCVSSQVGCTLTCSFCHTGTQKLVRNLTSGEILSQLILARHRLGDFPDVEAAPGTMVPSEGRKVSNIVMMGMGEPLYNFENVKQALLIASDGEGLSISRRRITLSTSGVVPEIRRAGEEIGVMLAISLHAVRDDLRDELVPINKKYPLKDLLQACRDYPGLSNARRITFEYVMLKGVNDSLEDARDLVKLLKGIPAKINLIPFNPWPGSAYECSDWEQIERFADFVNHAGYASPIRTPRGRDILAACGQLKSESERLRKSERLALESMMIAGHGAE; encoded by the coding sequence ATGGCTTTGACACTCGAACTCAGCGATCCGGCACAGCGCGAACAGCTGGCTCAGCGCGCGCCTGTGCGTGCAGAACCGCTCGACCTGGTCGGCCTGTCGCGGGAAGACCTCGGCACTGCGCTCGCCAATGTCGGCGTACCGCAGAAACAGGTGCGCATGCGCGTCAGTCAGCTGTGGCACTGGCTCTATATGCGCGGCGTCAACGATTTCGACCGCATGTCGAACATCTCCAAGGAGATGCGCGCGCTCCTCAAGGCCAACTTCACCATCGGGTGGCCGGAAATCGCCGATGAGCAGATCTCGAACGATGGCACCCGCAAATGGCTGCTGCGCTTTCCATCGCGCGGTGCCGGCCGACCCGTCGAGGTCGAAACGGTCTACATCCCCGAAGAAGGCCGCGGCACGCTTTGCGTTTCGAGCCAGGTCGGCTGCACGCTCACCTGTTCGTTCTGCCACACCGGCACGCAGAAGCTTGTGCGTAACCTCACCTCCGGCGAAATCCTCTCGCAGCTGATCCTTGCCCGCCATCGCCTTGGTGATTTCCCCGATGTCGAAGCCGCGCCGGGCACGATGGTGCCGAGCGAAGGCCGCAAGGTGTCCAACATCGTGATGATGGGCATGGGCGAGCCGCTCTACAATTTCGAAAACGTGAAGCAGGCTCTGCTGATCGCCTCGGATGGCGAAGGCCTCTCGATCTCCCGCCGCCGCATCACGTTGTCGACCTCTGGCGTCGTTCCGGAAATACGCCGGGCCGGCGAGGAAATCGGCGTTATGCTGGCGATTTCGCTGCATGCCGTGCGCGACGATCTGCGTGACGAACTCGTTCCGATCAACAAGAAGTACCCGCTGAAGGATCTGCTGCAGGCCTGCCGCGACTATCCGGGCCTCTCCAACGCGCGGCGCATCACCTTCGAATATGTGATGCTGAAAGGCGTCAACGACAGCCTGGAAGATGCCCGCGATCTGGTGAAGCTCTTGAAGGGCATCCCGGCCAAGATCAACCTGATCCCCTTCAACCCGTGGCCGGGCAGCGCATACGAGTGCTCCGACTGGGAGCAGATCGAGCGCTTTGCCGACTTCGTCAATCATGCAGGCTATGCATCGCCGATCCGCACACCGCGCGGCCGCGATATTCTCGCCGCCTGTGGTCAGCTGAAATCCGAATCGGAGCGGCTGCGTAAATCGGAAAGACTAGCTCTGGAATCCATGATGATCGCCGGACACGGCGCCGAGTGA
- a CDS encoding invasion associated locus B family protein: protein MFVKTLLTALALTAATTATAYAQSPTRMNQFNAWGAYSYDSGNGKVCYILSVPTSSEPSSVNHGENFFLVSQRPGQNVSYEPQAMMGYPLQDASKVNVTVDGRAFTLFSRGNSAWVENAAEEPALVTAMRGGSSMTVQAVSGRGTATSYSYSLSGVTAALNEIQNCN from the coding sequence ATGTTCGTGAAGACTCTTCTCACCGCACTCGCGCTCACGGCGGCGACAACGGCGACCGCCTACGCCCAATCTCCCACACGCATGAATCAGTTCAATGCCTGGGGTGCCTATTCCTATGACAGCGGCAACGGGAAGGTGTGCTACATCCTCTCCGTCCCGACCAGCTCCGAACCGAGCTCCGTCAACCACGGCGAGAACTTCTTCCTCGTCTCCCAGCGCCCCGGCCAGAACGTCTCCTATGAACCGCAGGCGATGATGGGCTACCCGCTGCAGGATGCCTCCAAGGTCAATGTCACGGTCGACGGGCGCGCCTTCACCCTGTTCTCGCGTGGCAATTCCGCCTGGGTCGAGAATGCGGCTGAGGAGCCTGCCCTCGTAACGGCGATGCGCGGCGGCTCGTCCATGACGGTCCAGGCCGTGTCCGGACGCGGCACTGCAACGAGCTATTCCTATTCGCTCTCCGGCGTGACCGCAGCTTTGAACGAAATTCAAAACTGCAATTGA
- a CDS encoding sigma-70 family RNA polymerase sigma factor, whose protein sequence is MTVELNERFARLARAVAVERDKSAFAQLFDYFAPRIKSYLLRLNMQPQEAEELAQEVMIVLWHKAGLFDPAKSSLATWLFRVARNRRIDALRRDRGKDLDAEDPSLLPSAPEAPDLVMDAEQRDERVRRAMSVLPTEQLELVRLAFFIGLSHSQIAEETGLPLGTVKSRIRLAFGRLKKALEDDPRIDTDD, encoded by the coding sequence ATGACTGTCGAGTTGAATGAGCGCTTTGCCCGGCTCGCCCGAGCCGTCGCCGTCGAGCGCGACAAGTCGGCGTTCGCGCAGCTGTTCGATTATTTCGCGCCCCGCATCAAATCCTACCTTCTGCGCCTGAACATGCAGCCGCAGGAAGCCGAGGAGCTGGCGCAGGAAGTGATGATCGTCCTGTGGCACAAGGCAGGGCTTTTCGACCCGGCGAAGTCGTCTCTGGCCACCTGGCTGTTCCGCGTCGCCCGAAACCGCCGGATCGATGCGCTGCGTCGAGATCGCGGCAAGGACCTCGATGCCGAAGATCCGTCGCTCCTGCCGAGCGCGCCGGAAGCGCCCGATCTGGTGATGGATGCGGAGCAGCGCGACGAGCGGGTGCGCCGCGCCATGAGCGTGCTGCCGACCGAACAGCTCGAGCTGGTGCGGCTGGCCTTCTTCATCGGCCTTTCCCACAGCCAGATTGCGGAAGAAACCGGATTGCCGCTCGGCACGGTCAAATCCCGCATCAGACTGGCTTTTGGTCGGCTGAAGAAGGCGCTCGAAGACGATCCGAGGATCGATACGGACGACTGA
- a CDS encoding YkvA family protein has product MDDKKIADILTVEDTQGQREQESRVRAKFFETLRRAAQYVPFIEDLVAAYYCALDPKTPTRVRGTLLAALAYFVLPFDFVPDFIAIIGFGDDLAVLAAAITAVRSHMTEAHYAAARETLGKEAEAAGTASTF; this is encoded by the coding sequence ATGGACGACAAAAAGATCGCCGACATTCTGACGGTCGAAGACACGCAGGGCCAGCGCGAGCAGGAAAGCCGCGTTCGCGCGAAGTTCTTCGAGACACTGCGGCGCGCGGCTCAGTATGTGCCGTTCATCGAAGATCTGGTCGCAGCCTATTATTGCGCGCTGGATCCGAAGACGCCGACGCGGGTGCGCGGAACGCTCCTGGCGGCGCTCGCTTACTTCGTTCTGCCGTTCGATTTCGTGCCGGATTTCATCGCCATCATCGGCTTCGGCGATGATCTGGCGGTTCTCGCCGCCGCGATCACGGCCGTGCGCAGCCACATGACCGAAGCGCATTATGCCGCCGCCCGCGAGACGCTCGGCAAAGAAGCCGAAGCAGCAGGAACCGCATCGACCTTCTGA
- a CDS encoding 4a-hydroxytetrahydrobiopterin dehydratase: MTVEKMGGDAVREALAGLPQWTLSASGEAIERRFVFADFNEAFGFMSRVALKAETMNHHPEWSNVYKNVDVTLRTHDVGGVSRLDIQLAHFMDTITA; encoded by the coding sequence ATGACTGTCGAAAAGATGGGCGGAGATGCCGTGCGCGAAGCGTTGGCGGGCTTGCCGCAATGGACGCTCTCAGCATCGGGAGAGGCGATTGAACGGCGCTTCGTCTTTGCAGATTTCAACGAGGCATTCGGCTTCATGAGCCGCGTCGCGCTGAAGGCCGAAACGATGAATCATCATCCCGAATGGTCGAATGTGTACAAGAACGTGGACGTGACGCTTCGAACCCACGATGTGGGTGGCGTGAGCCGACTCGACATTCAGCTGGCGCATTTCATGGATACCATCACCGCCTGA